From the Erythrolamprus reginae isolate rEryReg1 chromosome Z, rEryReg1.hap1, whole genome shotgun sequence genome, one window contains:
- the SEM1 gene encoding 26S proteasome complex subunit SEM1: MMSEKKQPVDLGLLEEDDEFEEFPAEDWAGLDEDEDAHVWEDNWDDDNVEDDFSNQLRAELEKHCYKMETA; encoded by the exons ATGATGTCGGAAAAGAAGCAACCCGTAGACCTGGGGCTTCTGGAAGAAGACGATGAGTTCGAAGAGTTTCCTGCCGAAG ACTGGGCTGGtttagatgaagatgaagatgcaCATGTGTGGGAAGATAATTGGGATGATGACAATGTGGAAGATGATTTTTCTAACCAGTTAAG AGCGGAACTTGAAAAGCATTGCTACAAGATGGAAACGGCATAG